Within the Natranaeroarchaeum sulfidigenes genome, the region CATCCCGGAGCCACAGGTCGTCCGGACGCCCTCTGTGGAAATATTGTCCTTGACTGCGACGGTTTTTCCGGAAAGTTCCCCCTCGCCCTCACCGTCGATCCGTTCTTCGGTGATGTAGACGTTCTCCGTCATGAGACGTTCGGACCCTTGAAGTAGCCGTCCTCGCTCGATTCGGCGTTCGACAGCGCTTCTTCCTGTGTCAGACTCTCGTGCTCTTCGTCCGGTCGCATCACGTTGACCAGTTCGGCTTCGCGGTCGACCTCTGGCACTTCCTCGATCGTCTCGAAATAATCGAGGATGTCGGCGAACTGCTCGGCGAACTGGTCGACCTCGTCGTCGTCGAGATCGACCCGCGCGAGCTCCGCGACGTGACGGACGGTGTCGGGTCCGGCGGGATGGTCGCTCATACACGAGGTGACTGGTGGATCGGGAGTAAGGGTTTCGATCCCTGCATTCAATTGCGAGGAGCGGTCGTGCGCGGGTGTGTCCATACCGCGGTGGCTTTAAGTTGCTGCCGTCGCAACAGAAGGTTGGAACAAAGCGTTTTCCGCCCGCAGTTACCCCCAAAAGCAATGACTGACACAACGATTCGAGAGCACTCGAACACGCGCGAGCACGCGCGTAGACAGAAAAGAAAGCAGACCAGCCAGGACGATGAGGAGCAACTGGCCTGTCCGGAGTGTGACGGACAGCTCGTCTCCGACGAAGAGCGCGGTGAGACCGTCTGTGTCGATTGTGGTCTGGTTGTCGACGCGGACGAGATCGACCGCGGCCCGGAGTGGCGGGCGTTCGACTCCAAGGAGAAAGACCAGAAGTCCCGCGTCGGTGCACCGACGACGAAGATGATGCACGACGACGGACTGTCGACGAACATCGGCTGGCAGAACAAGGACGCCTACGGACGGTCGCTTTCCTCCCGCCAGCGCGAGAAGATGCAGCGGCTTCGAACGTGGAACGAACGGTTCCGAACCCGAGATGCGAAGGAACGCAATCTCAAGCAGGCGCTGGGCGAAATTGACAGGATGGCCTCGGCTCTCGGACTACCAAAGAGCGTCCGGGAGACGGCAAGTGTCATCTATCGGCGTGCGCTCGACGAGGACCTCCTTCCGGGACGATCGATCGAGGGCGTCGCAACGGCGTCGTTGTACGCCGCAGCGCGACAGGCCGGAACGCCACGCAGCCTCGACGAAATAAACGCGGTGAGTCGCGTCGACCGTGCCGAAGTCGCCAGGACGTACCGCTATATCGTCCGCGAACTCAATCTGGAAATCCAGCCTGCCGATCCCGAACAGTACGTCCCCCGATTCGCGTCGGATCTCGACATCTCGGAGGAGGCGGAACGCCGCGCCCGGGACCTGCTCAAAACGGCCAAGGAACAGGGCATCCATAGCGGCAAGAGCCCAGTCGGTCTCGCCGCCGCCGCAGTCTACGCCGCCTCCCTGCTGGTCAACGAGAAAGTGACCCAGAACACGGTCAGCGAGGTTGCGAACATCTCCGAGGTGACGATCCGCAATCGATATCACGAACTGCTCGAAGCAGACGGTCACGCGCCAGACTGATCGAGTTCCCTTCTCCTCCGGGTCGAAAACGACGGCTACAAACGACACCTCCCCCAGACGAGAGGTATGGAGACCACTCGACACTTCGTCGCGACCGTGTTCGTTGTCCACGACGGCGCAACGGCGTTACACGAGCACGAAAAGCTGGACATGTGG harbors:
- the gatC gene encoding Asp-tRNA(Asn)/Glu-tRNA(Gln) amidotransferase subunit GatC, with translation MSDHPAGPDTVRHVAELARVDLDDDEVDQFAEQFADILDYFETIEEVPEVDREAELVNVMRPDEEHESLTQEEALSNAESSEDGYFKGPNVS
- a CDS encoding transcription initiation factor IIB; the encoded protein is MTDTTIREHSNTREHARRQKRKQTSQDDEEQLACPECDGQLVSDEERGETVCVDCGLVVDADEIDRGPEWRAFDSKEKDQKSRVGAPTTKMMHDDGLSTNIGWQNKDAYGRSLSSRQREKMQRLRTWNERFRTRDAKERNLKQALGEIDRMASALGLPKSVRETASVIYRRALDEDLLPGRSIEGVATASLYAAARQAGTPRSLDEINAVSRVDRAEVARTYRYIVRELNLEIQPADPEQYVPRFASDLDISEEAERRARDLLKTAKEQGIHSGKSPVGLAAAAVYAASLLVNEKVTQNTVSEVANISEVTIRNRYHELLEADGHAPD